The DNA region CGAAGAAGAAGGTGAACCCGCTCGACAAGGACGGGATCACCTACATCGATTACAAGGACACCGCGCTGCTGCGCAAGTTCATCTCCGACCGCGGCAAGATCCGCGCTCGGCGGGTGACCGGCGTCACCTCGCAGCAGCAGCGGCAGATCGCCCGCGCGGTCAAGAACGCCCGTGAGATGGC from Micromonospora sp. NBC_01739 includes:
- the rpsR gene encoding 30S ribosomal protein S18, with translation MAKAAALRKPKKKVNPLDKDGITYIDYKDTALLRKFISDRGKIRARRVTGVTSQQQRQIARAVKNAREMALLPYTATAR